The following DNA comes from Serpentinimonas raichei.
TGCCGGCCGACGACTTGACCGACCCCTCGCCCGCGACCACCTTCGCCCACTTGGACTCGACCGTGGTGCTGTCGCGCGACATCGCCTCGCTGGGCATTTACCCGGCCGTGGACCCGCTGGACTCCACCAGCCGCCAGCTCGACCCGCTGGTGGTGGGCGCCGAGCATTATGCGGTGGCGCGCGCCGTGCAGGGCACGCTGCAGCGCTACAAAGAGCTGCGCGACATCATCGCCATTCTGGGCATGGACGAACTGGCCCCGGAGGACAAACTGGCGGTGTCGCGGGCGCGCAAGATTCAGCGCTTCCTGTCGCAGCCTTTCCACGTGGCCGAGGTCTTCACCGGATCGCCCGGCAAGTACGTGCCGCTGTCGGAAACCATCCGCGGCTTCAAGATGATCAGCAGTGGCGAGTGCGACCACCTGCCCGAGCAGGCTTTTTATATGGTCGGCACCATCGACGAAGCCTTCGAAAAAGCCAAGAAAATGGCCTGATGCGCTGCGCTGCATGGCCTGCACCGGGGTCAGCTTGACGGGGTGCAGGCACGCAGCACCAAAGCCTAGACTTTAGCCAAGGAACACAGATGAACACGATACAAGTCGAGGTGGTCAGCGCCGAAGAGTCGATTTTCAGTGGGCCGGCCAAATTCATTTCGATACCGGGCGAAATGGGCGATATGGGCATCCTGCCCGGACATGCACCCTTGATCACGCGCATCAAACCCGGCGCGGTGCGGATCGAAAAGGCCGACGGCGATGAGGAATTCGTTTTCGTCGCCGGCGGCATCCTCGAGGTGCAGCCGCGCTTGGTCACGGTGTTGAGCGATACCGCGATCCGCGGCCACGACCTCGACGAAGCCAAGGCCAACGACGCGCGCAAGCACGCCGAAGAGGCGCTCAAAAACGCCAAGAGCGGCATCGATCTGGCCAAGGCCACGTCGGAGCTGGCCGTGATGGCGGCGCAGATCGCTGCGCTGCGCAAGTTCCGGCAAAAACGCTAAACCCAGCGCGGTCGCTGGCCAGCGGCTCGGTGATGGCTGCGGGCTGGACCTACCGTGCGCCGGTCTGGCTACCCGGCGGCCACGCGCAGACCCTTTGCACCGCCCTGTGGGGCCGCAGCCACCGCATCCCGCCGCTGAGCTTCAAGCGCCAGCGCTGGTTCACGCCCGACGACGATTTCATAGACGCCGACTGGTTGGAGCGATCACCCAGCCTAGGCCTTGGCGCGGTGCAAGAGCGGAATCGCGCAGCAGATGACTTCAAGCCTCCAAGCAGGGCAGACGGCACCACGCTGGTGCTGTTCCATGGCCTTGAGGGCAGTTCGCGCAGCCACTACGCCAAAACCTTTGCTGCCGAGGCGCAGCGCCGTGGTTGGGTCTTTGTGCTGCCGCACTTCCGGGGCTGCTCCGGCCCGATCAACCTGGCCCCGCGCGCCTACCACAGCGGGGACCACGAAGAAATAGCTTGGATGCTGCGGCGCGTACGCGAGCACGTAGGGCCCGATTGCCAGTTGTATGCGGTGGGGGTTTCGCTGGGCGGCAACGCGCTGCTGCGCTGGGCTCAAGAGGCGGACCACTCGGTGGCCGGCGTCGCAGCTCTGGCCACCGTATCGGCTCCGCTCGACTTGACCGCCGCCGGCAATGTGATCGACAGCGGGTTCAACCGCTGGATCTATGCACAGATGTTCCTGCGCACCATGAAACGCAAGGCGCGCAGCAAGGGGCAGCAATTTCCTGGGTTATTCGACTTGCAGCGCGCCTTGGCTGCACGCACTTTGCGTGCGTTTGACGACGCCTTCACCGCGCCATTGCACGGCTTTGCCGGGGTGGACGACTACTGGCAGCGCGCTTCAGCCAAGCCCAGATTGGCTGCCATTGAGTTGCCTACACTGCTGCTCAATGCCCGCAACGACCCCTTGGTGCCAGCAAGCAGCCTGCCCCAAGCGGGCGAGGCGGGCCCTGCCGCGGGCCCTGCCGTAACACTGTGGCAACCCGAATCGGGTGGGCATGTGGGTTTTCCGGGGGGCCTGCGCTGGGGGAACGGCGGTGCCCAATGGGATTTGCAAGCCATGCCTGCGGCCGTGTGCGCGTGGTTGGCGGCGCAGAGTGGCTAAGGTGCTAGTGGCACCGCAGCCGCGCACACCGTGCTGGAGCCGACGCTTATTGTGCTGCGGCTTGCGGAGCCAGCGGCTCGGGGAAATTGCCACCGCTCGCGTTGGCCAGATAGACCACGGCGCGCTTGATCTCAAAGTCGCTAAATGCGCCACCGCCTTGGGCGCCCATGGCCCCCTTGCCTTGCAAAGTGGAGGTGATCAGGCGCTCCAGACCGGCTCCGATGCGGGGTGCCCAAGCGGCAGTGTCGCCAAACTTGGGTGCGCCCACCACACCCGCTGCATGGCAGGCCATGCAGGCCGACATATAAACCTGTTGACCGGTTTGCAATTCTCGCGTGGCCTCACGCAGAGCGACCGTGCCTACGCGCTGAATGCGCTCGGCAAGGGCACGCTCTTGCTCGGCCACGTTGACGGGTGGTGCAAAGGGCTTTTGCAAAACCAGCACCACCAGCAGGGTGGTCACGATCAACGGGATGACCACAGCCAGCAGGATCAACCAGCGCTTGAGGTTGAAAGCAGAAAGGGCGCCAGCGGGGGAGGATTTTGCGTCACTCATGGGGGGCCTTTGGTAGCGGAAAACGGCTCAAAACCACAGGAGTCCATGTGAGTGGGCTCCGACCGGCTCCATTATAAGCGGCGACAAGCAGAAAAATTCACCTCTGTCGGCCGCGTGGCGCGGCAGCGTTATGATGCTGCAAGCGCATCCGCGCACGAAAGCCGCAACATGCCACTGGTCGTATTCAATCAAAAAGGTGGGGTGGGCAAGTCCACCATCGCGTGCAACCTGGCCGCCATCAGCGCCGCGCAGGGGCGGCGCACCTTGTTGATCGACCTCGACGTGCAGGGCAATTCGAGCCGCTACCTGCTCGGTGCCCAGCCCGCGACCCAAGCCGGTGGGGTGGCGGGTTTTTTCGAGCAGACGCTGAGCTACACCTTCAACCCCCTGCCGCCCACGCACTTCGTGCAGCGCACGCCTTTTGATGGGCTGGACCTGTTGGCCGCCAGCCCGACGCTGGATGAGTTGCAGCCCAAGTTGGAGGCGCGCCACAAGATCTACAAGCTGCGCGAGGCGCTGGCGCAACTGGGCCGCGAGTACCAGCAGATCTACCTCGACACCCCACCAGCGCTCAACTTCTACACCCGCTCCGCGCTCATGGGGGCCAGCGGCTGCCTGATTCCTTTCGATTGCGACGACTTCTCGCGCCAGGCGCTCTACACCCTGCTGGCCAATGTAGAAGAAATCCGCGCCGACCACAACGCGGCGTTGCAAGTTAAAGGCATCGTGGTGAACCAGTTCCAGCCGCGTGCCCGCCTGCCGCAGCAACTGGTGCAGG
Coding sequences within:
- a CDS encoding ParA family protein; the encoded protein is MPLVVFNQKGGVGKSTIACNLAAISAAQGRRTLLIDLDVQGNSSRYLLGAQPATQAGGVAGFFEQTLSYTFNPLPPTHFVQRTPFDGLDLLAASPTLDELQPKLEARHKIYKLREALAQLGREYQQIYLDTPPALNFYTRSALMGASGCLIPFDCDDFSRQALYTLLANVEEIRADHNAALQVKGIVVNQFQPRARLPQQLVQELIDEGLPVLQPYLQASVKVRESHQLARPLIHLEPKHPLTQALLALHQRLL
- a CDS encoding F0F1 ATP synthase subunit epsilon, with amino-acid sequence MNTIQVEVVSAEESIFSGPAKFISIPGEMGDMGILPGHAPLITRIKPGAVRIEKADGDEEFVFVAGGILEVQPRLVTVLSDTAIRGHDLDEAKANDARKHAEEALKNAKSGIDLAKATSELAVMAAQIAALRKFRQKR
- a CDS encoding YheT family hydrolase, whose product is MAAGWTYRAPVWLPGGHAQTLCTALWGRSHRIPPLSFKRQRWFTPDDDFIDADWLERSPSLGLGAVQERNRAADDFKPPSRADGTTLVLFHGLEGSSRSHYAKTFAAEAQRRGWVFVLPHFRGCSGPINLAPRAYHSGDHEEIAWMLRRVREHVGPDCQLYAVGVSLGGNALLRWAQEADHSVAGVAALATVSAPLDLTAAGNVIDSGFNRWIYAQMFLRTMKRKARSKGQQFPGLFDLQRALAARTLRAFDDAFTAPLHGFAGVDDYWQRASAKPRLAAIELPTLLLNARNDPLVPASSLPQAGEAGPAAGPAVTLWQPESGGHVGFPGGLRWGNGGAQWDLQAMPAAVCAWLAAQSG
- a CDS encoding c-type cytochrome, which translates into the protein MSDAKSSPAGALSAFNLKRWLILLAVVIPLIVTTLLVVLVLQKPFAPPVNVAEQERALAERIQRVGTVALREATRELQTGQQVYMSACMACHAAGVVGAPKFGDTAAWAPRIGAGLERLITSTLQGKGAMGAQGGGAFSDFEIKRAVVYLANASGGNFPEPLAPQAAAQ